The Humulus lupulus chromosome 3, drHumLupu1.1, whole genome shotgun sequence genome window below encodes:
- the LOC133825046 gene encoding uncharacterized protein LOC133825046, with protein sequence MEYLTWRLQLAAQSSTFRDHPMCKSLKLLSLCFVDDLILLCKGTQSSVRVLKIALEEFSSATGLQVNPSKSHIYFGGVTTSTRETIAHEIQLTKGSFPLKYLGVPMRPTMWKLEDCGIIIKNIKLRLHTWASRHLSYAGRVQLIHSVLFGLRNYWMSIFVLLQSAVKEVEKLCRGFLWGLNGNRNKIHIASWKKVCLPKAYGGLGFRDGSNWNRAILAKYIWAIFEKHD encoded by the coding sequence ATGGAGTATCTAACTTGGAGACTTCAACTGGCAGCTCAAAGTTCTACATTCAGAGATCACCCTATGTGCAAAAGCCTTAAACTTCTGAGTCTTTGCTTTGTTGATGACTTGATTTTATTGTGCAAAGGGACTCAATCTTCTGTTAGGGTGCTTAAAATAGCTCTAGAGGAGTTTAGTTCTGCTACAGGGCTCCAAGTTAATCCTAGCAAGTCTCACATTTATTTTGGGGGAGTGACTACATCGACTAGAGAGACCATTGCTCATGAGATTCAACTTACTAAAGGGTCTTTTCCTCTCAAGTACTTGGGAGTTCCTATGCGGCCTACTATGTGGAAACTTGAGGATTGTggcattattattaaaaatatcaaaCTGAGGTTACATACTTGGGCGAGTAGGCATCTTTCTTATGCGGGCAGAGTTCAACTTATTCATTCAGTGTTGTTTGGTCTTCGAAATTACTGGATGAGCATATTTGTTCTTCTCCAAAGTGCTGTTAAGGAAGTTGAGAAGCTTTGTCGTGGCTTTCTTTGGGGTCTCAATGGTAATAGAAATAAGATTCACATAGCCTCTTGGAAGAAAGTATGTCTCCCAAAGGCCTATGGTGGTCTCGGTTTCAGGGATGGTTCCAATTGGAACCGTGCTATTCTAGCTAAATATATTTGGGCCATTTTTGAGAAGCATGATTAG